Proteins encoded together in one Hymenobacter monticola window:
- a CDS encoding phosphoribosyltransferase, translated as MAHANVTIHNKEFQPYLSAAQLDEAVTGLAARLSADYAGRRPLFVVVLTGGFMFAADLLKHYQGECEIVFIRVASYEGTGSTGVVQEVLGLREEVEGRDIILVEDIVDTGTTMHHLLPTLQSKGLASVEIATLFFKPESLRHELSIRYVAKEIPNDFVVGYGLDYDGLGRNLPDVYVAV; from the coding sequence ATGGCCCACGCCAACGTTACCATCCATAACAAAGAATTTCAGCCGTATCTGTCGGCTGCTCAACTGGATGAGGCCGTGACCGGGCTGGCCGCCCGCCTGAGCGCCGACTATGCCGGGCGCCGGCCGCTGTTTGTGGTAGTCCTTACCGGGGGCTTCATGTTTGCCGCCGATTTGCTGAAGCACTACCAGGGTGAATGCGAGATTGTGTTCATCCGCGTGGCCTCCTACGAGGGCACGGGCAGCACCGGCGTGGTGCAGGAAGTGCTGGGCCTGCGCGAAGAAGTTGAGGGCCGCGACATCATCCTCGTCGAAGACATTGTGGACACCGGTACCACCATGCACCACCTGCTGCCCACGCTGCAAAGCAAAGGCCTGGCGTCGGTGGAGATTGCCACGCTGTTTTTCAAGCCCGAAAGCCTGCGCCACGAACTGAGCATCCGCTACGTAGCCAAAGAAATTCCCAACGATTTTGTGGTCGGCTACGGCCTCGATTACGACGGGCTGGGCCGCAACTTGCCCGACGTGTACGTGGCCGTATAG
- the obgE gene encoding GTPase ObgE, producing the protein MASNNFIDYVKLICRSGKGGAGSRHYFRAKGLPNGGPDGGDGGRGGHIILEGNSQLWTLLHLQYQKHVFAKDGEGGGENLRSGAQGDDIVLQVPLGTIARNAETQEKMLEITEHGQRAILVPGGRGGWGNDHFKNSINQAPEYAQPGEPAVEAVVILELKLLADVGLVGFPNAGKSTLLSVVSAAKPKIADYAFTTLVPNLGVVAYRDYKSFVMADIPGIIEGAAEGKGLGTRFLRHIERNSMLLFMISCDSPDIAAEYQILVNELEQFNPDLLDKQRLLAITKSDMIDDELEAEIRATLPEEVPSIFISSLTNKNIVPLKDMIWKALEETRRDAAPVKRAGFGEEEGNEEWPS; encoded by the coding sequence GTGGCTTCTAATAACTTCATCGACTACGTCAAACTCATCTGCCGCTCGGGCAAAGGAGGCGCGGGCTCGCGCCACTACTTCCGGGCCAAGGGCCTGCCCAACGGCGGCCCCGATGGCGGCGACGGCGGCCGCGGCGGCCACATCATCCTCGAAGGAAACTCGCAACTTTGGACGCTGCTGCACCTGCAATACCAGAAGCACGTGTTTGCCAAAGACGGCGAGGGTGGGGGCGAGAACCTGCGCTCCGGAGCCCAGGGCGACGACATTGTGCTGCAAGTGCCACTGGGCACCATTGCGCGCAATGCCGAAACCCAGGAGAAGATGCTCGAAATCACGGAGCACGGCCAGCGGGCCATTCTGGTGCCGGGCGGGCGCGGTGGCTGGGGCAACGACCATTTCAAGAACTCCATCAACCAGGCTCCTGAGTACGCCCAGCCCGGCGAGCCCGCCGTGGAGGCCGTTGTCATCCTGGAGCTGAAGCTGCTGGCCGACGTGGGCCTCGTGGGCTTCCCCAACGCGGGCAAGAGTACGCTCCTTTCGGTGGTGAGCGCGGCCAAGCCCAAAATTGCCGACTACGCCTTCACCACCCTCGTGCCCAACCTGGGCGTGGTGGCCTACCGCGACTACAAGTCATTCGTGATGGCCGACATTCCCGGCATCATCGAGGGCGCGGCCGAGGGCAAGGGCCTGGGCACCCGCTTCCTGCGCCACATTGAGCGCAACTCCATGCTACTCTTCATGATAAGCTGCGACAGTCCCGACATCGCGGCCGAATACCAGATTTTGGTGAACGAGCTGGAGCAGTTCAACCCCGACCTGCTGGACAAGCAGCGCCTGCTGGCCATCACCAAGTCCGACATGATTGACGACGAGCTAGAGGCGGAAATCCGCGCCACGCTCCCGGAAGAGGTGCCGTCCATCTTCATTTCCAGCCTCACGAATAAGAACATCGTGCCGCTGAAGGACATGATTTGGAAAGCGCTGGAAGAAACCCGCCGCGACGCTGCCCCCGTCAAACGTGCGGGATTCGGCGAAGAGGAGGGCAATGAAGAATGGCCGTCCTAG
- a CDS encoding nucleotide exchange factor GrpE has protein sequence MANENNLPQDDNLTADPNHVAGEMADADGETTDPNMTATGAPQPEASRTDAELSDLKDKYLRLAAEFENYKRRTTKERIELFKTANQELMTALLPVLDDFERARAATASTTDANAVRESIDIIQNKLNKTLQQKGLTQMEAKGGDFDAELHEAITQIPAPSDDLKGKIVDVVEQGYYLGDKVIRHAKVVLGQ, from the coding sequence ATGGCTAACGAGAATAACCTGCCGCAGGACGACAACCTGACCGCCGACCCCAACCACGTAGCTGGCGAAATGGCCGATGCCGACGGCGAAACCACCGACCCGAACATGACGGCCACCGGTGCCCCGCAGCCCGAAGCCTCGCGCACCGACGCCGAACTGTCCGACCTCAAAGACAAATACCTGCGCCTGGCCGCTGAGTTTGAGAACTACAAGCGCCGCACCACCAAGGAGCGCATCGAGCTGTTCAAAACCGCCAACCAAGAGCTGATGACGGCCCTGCTGCCGGTGCTCGATGACTTCGAGCGCGCCCGCGCCGCCACGGCCAGCACCACCGACGCCAACGCCGTGCGCGAAAGCATCGACATTATTCAGAACAAGCTGAACAAAACCCTGCAACAAAAGGGTTTGACCCAAATGGAAGCCAAGGGCGGCGACTTCGATGCCGAGCTGCACGAGGCCATCACCCAGATTCCCGCGCCCAGCGACGACCTGAAAGGGAAAATCGTGGACGTGGTTGAGCAGGGTTATTATTTAGGTGACAAAGTAATTCGCCACGCCAAAGTGGTGCTGGGGCAGTAA
- a CDS encoding adenylate kinase: MLNIVLFGPPGAGKGTQSQKLIAKYNLVHLSTGDLLRAQITQGTELGLRAKKLMDEGLLVPDEVVIGMIDSALQTHKATAGGFIFDGFPRTVPQAESLDQLMSVHDSGINCMIALEVQEEELVKRLLERGKTSGRPDDQDESKIRRRVTVYNTETAQVAGYYAAQKKFHALNGIGPIESIFGQICSIIDQHQATAPETPAEATKEVKA; this comes from the coding sequence ATGTTGAATATCGTGCTGTTCGGCCCCCCCGGCGCCGGCAAAGGAACCCAGAGCCAGAAGCTCATCGCCAAGTACAACCTCGTGCACCTGAGCACCGGCGACCTGCTGCGCGCCCAGATTACCCAAGGCACCGAGTTGGGCTTGCGCGCCAAAAAGCTGATGGACGAAGGCCTGCTCGTACCCGATGAAGTCGTCATCGGCATGATTGACTCGGCCCTCCAAACCCACAAGGCCACCGCCGGCGGCTTCATCTTCGACGGTTTCCCGCGCACCGTGCCCCAGGCCGAAAGCCTTGACCAACTGATGAGTGTGCACGACAGCGGCATCAACTGCATGATTGCGCTGGAAGTGCAGGAAGAAGAACTGGTGAAACGCCTGCTGGAGCGCGGCAAAACCAGCGGCCGCCCCGACGACCAGGACGAAAGCAAAATCCGCCGCCGCGTAACGGTGTACAACACCGAAACCGCCCAGGTGGCCGGTTATTACGCTGCCCAAAAGAAATTTCACGCCCTCAACGGCATCGGCCCGATTGAAAGCATCTTCGGCCAGATTTGCAGCATCATCGACCAGCACCAGGCCACTGCCCCTGAAACGCCGGCCGAAGCAACCAAAGAAGTAAAAGCTTAG
- a CDS encoding HEAT repeat domain-containing protein: protein MRILTKEQQKLVLEFIEGNILSDELEVALGPIPLDTPSLLIALFESAVASEKAEEADEAIGIANGFKSDKDFGKRAVPWLLALLAMPGHYYHEDIIGILQRIKDARAVDAVYEAALEYHSYLEYDEYSGLARKCTWALADIGNEEAYAKLKLLAANSNLYVAGYAQKRLDSWVKEQGRKAFHFLP, encoded by the coding sequence ATGAGAATATTGACTAAAGAGCAGCAAAAGCTGGTTCTCGAATTTATTGAAGGCAACATCCTTTCCGATGAGTTGGAGGTAGCCTTGGGCCCTATTCCGCTTGACACTCCGAGCTTGCTCATTGCGCTTTTTGAGAGTGCTGTTGCTTCTGAAAAAGCAGAAGAAGCTGATGAAGCTATAGGAATTGCAAATGGCTTCAAAAGCGATAAAGATTTTGGCAAACGGGCGGTTCCTTGGCTTTTGGCTTTATTGGCAATGCCTGGCCATTATTATCACGAGGACATAATTGGCATATTGCAACGAATTAAAGACGCTCGCGCAGTTGATGCTGTTTACGAAGCTGCATTGGAATACCACTCATATTTGGAGTATGATGAGTACTCTGGTTTGGCAAGGAAATGCACATGGGCATTGGCTGATATTGGAAACGAAGAAGCATATGCGAAACTGAAGCTTCTTGCAGCTAATTCCAATCTTTATGTTGCTGGCTATGCACAGAAAAGGCTTGATTCATGGGTGAAAGAGCAAGGCCGTAAGGCGTTTCATTTTCTCCCTTGA